One stretch of Miscanthus floridulus cultivar M001 chromosome 18, ASM1932011v1, whole genome shotgun sequence DNA includes these proteins:
- the LOC136523343 gene encoding uncharacterized protein, which yields MAMIRRRFVNIVGETYTTGVGVYSLHRLDVSECLFYPSTAQAKASAAAAGDESQRIETVQDLPSSWFRIPPAPTVERYRCMMPIFGRISSCSRESRILCIDKAGYTLVADAGDNADGVVYKSMPTLRHDKGFNPILISIAAPDAWCQQLEEGIALPPPPFVEEPWYDTYEPVHICSHAVVDGGRIICVSFDGGGGTYCFDTVQRAWRQVGDWMLPFEGGAEHDPDLNLLVGFSDENPNHLFLTSELSGKPMDQEPPELRHIWLQGFVAPENWLPMSFRLINLGSGRFCIAKLFRARNSPLESDCYYSYPDVEWDAAVLIGVEVYRGSQGPRC from the exons ATGGCGATGATCCGGCGGCGGTTTGTGAACATCGTGGGGGAGACGTACACGACCGGCGTCGGCGTGTACTCGCTGCACCGCCTCGACGTCTCCGAGTGTCTATTCTACCCGTCAACAGCCCAAGCAAAAGcaagcgctgctgctgctggtgatgAGTCTCAAAGGATAGAGACGGTTCAGGATCTACCTTCATCTTGGTTTCGCATCCCACCGGCGCCCACAGTGGAGCGCTACCGCTGCATGATGCCTATCTTCGGGCGCATAAGCTCCTGCAGCAGAGAGAGCAGAATACTGTGCATAGACAAGGCAGGCTACACTCTAGTCGCCGACGCCGGCGACAACGCCGACGGCGTGGTCTACAAATCAATGCCGACCCTCAGACATGATAAAGGATTCAATCCCATCTTAATCTCCATCGCCGCTCCGGATGCCTGGTGCCAACAGCTGGAAGAAGGCATC GcgcttccacctccacctttcgtTGAGGAGCCCTGGTATGATACTTATGAACCCGTCCACATATGTTCCCACGCGGTGGTCGACGGTGGCCGCATCATCTGCGTGTcgttcgacggcggcggcggcacctaCTGCTTTGACACAGTTCAGCGCGCATGGAGGCAAGTGGGTGACTGGATGCTGCCCTTTGAAGGCGGAGCAGAGCACGACCCCGATCTCAACCTCTTGGTTGGCTTCTCTGACGAGAACCCAAACCACCTGTTCTTGACATCGGAGCTCTCCGGGAAGCCGATGGATCAGGAGCCACCTGAGTTGCGGCACATCTGGCTGCAGGGTTTCGTCGCTCCTGAGAATTGGCTGCCAATGTCGTTCAGACTCATCAACCTGGGCTCTGGCAGATTTTGCATTGCCAAGCTCTTCCGAGCTAGGAACTCCCCATTGGAATCAGACTGCTACTACAGTTATCCGGATGTTGAATGGGATGCTGCTGTCCTCATCGGAGTTGAGGTTTACAGAGGGTCTCAGGGCCCGAGGTGCTGA